Part of the Lotus japonicus ecotype B-129 chromosome 6, LjGifu_v1.2 genome, TTACTGCACATGCAAATTGAAATGAAGGTCCCCCAGGTTGCAAATGCAATGGATGACAATAAAGGTGTCTCACCTTTTCCAAAACCAACTCAACACAAAATTAAAGTGAGGATGTAAAAGAATAGACAACTTTATTAGATTATACTCAACAGAAAAATaagttcattttaataaaaGATATCACCACATCATAGGATAGAGATTACAATAAATAATCGTAGTGCATTCAAaactctcctctcctctcctctatTAGGGCCTGAACCATTTTCAACTTTGCCATTTCCTGCAGCTTTTTCTTGAAACAATAAAGAAAGACCCACAGATTCCATGGAGGTTCATCCTAGTGCAGTAGTGCACAAAGCTTGGGCCACCAATAGTGAAGTACATTTTTCTCGTGGTCCATGGCAAAGGTTTCAGGGCCAACTGATGAAAATAAGTCAAGCAAACACAAAATTTTTATTACTTCAAAATTTAGTTTGTTTGACTCATAAGCTATATGAAAAAAGTGAAGTGTTGTCAAAAACCCCCCCTTTAACTCACCTAAAAGTCAGACGGGAAGCTTTATAACTGATTCCTTGCCTCTTTAGTAATCACAGTGTATTCTAGATTAATTTCTCCAAGAGAGCCGTGACGGAGCCCTAACACAAAATACATGccaaaaaaacagaaaataaagcAACCTTTCAGGAACCCAGTTACTCAGTGAACAATCTCCAAATTATCTAAATGTAGAATTGACTATGATCATTCTATCATCCAATTTGGCCCTTAAGGCATCACCAATCTGTCCAACAATCTCACGTCTTTTGGGGGCCAGAATCTGCAAGAACATTATATGAGTGAAGTGAATCATTTAGTTTCCAACAGTACCTAAATGTAGTACTGACTATGGCAATTCTATCATTTTAGAAAGCAAGTACACAGCAAAAAAATCCTCACcaaacaaaataattttaaaaggtGAAACTAAACagaaaaaatacatattttaaGCCTTCATCATTCTCACCCAAAGAAGGGAAATCAATGCCCCAACAGAAAGACAGCACAACCAAGAGATGTTATCGGCGATGACACTGAATGAAAAAGCGGTGCCGTTAGGAGAGGTGCTTCTACGAAAATGGCaaggaaaaccaaaaatcacaatgCCAGGAAAAGGAAAACGAAAAAGAGCTATAACCGTGAAACGAAACCAAAAATACATATTCTAAACCTTCTTCATACTCACCGAAAGCCCGGATTACAGACACGGAGCAAATCCTAATCACTGCGGAAGCCTTGATTTCTTTGTGCGAATCCTGACTGCCAAGCGGACATGGAGATTTCCCTTGTCAATCCTGATTGCAGCAGAGCCCTAATGCGAATGAAGACATGAAATTCTTTGAGGAAGGCTGAATGGTTTTTAATAGCTTTCAATTTCGAAACCCAAATGCGTTTCAGATGAACAGAAACTGCTcaaagaagatgaaaagaaacggAAAATGAACGTCAGAAAGGTAAGGTGAAACGTTTCAGATGGAATGGAATGGAATGGAATGGGAAGAGTGAAACTcatgaatttatttatttttaaagaaaaactgCTGCAATTTAAAACTCAAATCCTGTGAATCAACGGTTCCGAATCAatctaaatgaaataaattgattttttacaAAATTACCCATGCCCAACTTTCATAGCTTTTGGATTTATTTGATGAACGACTGATTTACCCCAAGGTTGAAGAAACTCtccttttatatatagtatagatagatagatagatagatagatagatatagattgtTGTAAATATCAAGTAAACACATAAATTATAttcataatataatattttgtgaCTAATTCCAATTATACTATGGTAGCGTTTGGAAACTGAACAGAACGAAACGGAACATAAtagaataaaacagaacataacatgataataatgtTCTATACATTGTGTTTGGCGAACACAACACATACAAAACAAGATCATAtgattaattacatatatacccCTATCATATTTACAAGTTATTCACGCAAACCTAAACTAAACTAGTGTAATATTGCATTAGCGATCAGTAAGAAGTCGATAATATATGTTGCAAGAAGAAAATTGAATCGAATTAAAAAATGGAGCAAATACTTTGTGCAGAAAAATTGAAATACAGTTGAAGAAAAGAAATTGGGAGAGACGGATTTGAGAGAAGTGTAGGAAAAAAGgacagatgaaagaaaaaaactagGGGTAATTTTGTATTTTAGTATAGTGTTCTGTTATGTTCTCTTCCTTTCACCCTTTTTAAAAGAATCAAAGTGTCTCGTTCCTGGAACATTTTGTCCTGTTTTATTTCCTctaaaaaacatgacaaacacgAAACAGAACCAGTATGTCCCGTTCTGTTCCTTTctcacctgtctaccaaacgctacctataTGTCATTTTGTGCTAAGAATTATTCTTcaataaaatttgaaactttCAAATTATAGAGctataaattattttatgaGCTTCATGATATTTCTGGTATTAATATaagtataaaaatatatttatagtaATTCTATAAAGACCATTGATCTCCATTAATTATATTCCTCATACCTAAAACATTTCTTCATAATAAATGACATTTTACTCAGGTAAATTATTTTAAAGTACTACAAAAGCATCACACTGACTGAATGGTTGAGTCTCCGGTCCAAGCTCCGGGGAAGGCTCCGGCGGGAGGCCGGAATGGTGAGAGAAGATCGTTTCGAGACATGGTACTTGGCCCGAGGGCTTCAGAGGACAGGGCATCAAAAGTGGATCTGATTGCCCACAAGTTGGTTCGCATTGAACTGAGTGAAGATGCAAGGCAGCCACCCAAGGTGTTTGCGGCGGATTCAGTCATAGAGAACCTGAGCAAGCCTTGGAAGCAAGCCTTGGTGGTGAAACTCATCGGGAAGAACCTAGGCTACAGCTTAATGAAGAGCAAGCTGCACAGCTTATGGAAACCGTCTGGCGGGTTTGACATCATGATGATAGACCATGGGTTTTATATGGTGAAATTTGATAAGGAGGAGGATCGCGAGAAGGTCCTTCACGGTGGTCCGTGGATGATTTTTGACCACTGTGTCGCTGTAGCACAGTGGAGCCCCGAGTTTGTGCCGTCAACAACGGCTACTCTTAAGTCAATGGTCTGGTTGAGGTTCCCGGGCCTGAATCCAGCGTTCTATGAGGAGAGCTTCCTCTTGGCTTTAGCGGCGGTGATAGGGAAGCCCGTCAAGATCGATGGTGCCACCTTGGATATGCACAGGGGGAGGTATGCACGAGTGTGTGTGGAAATCGAGCTTAGTAAGCCAGCCACAACAAAGATCTGGTTTAGAGAACAACTGATTGAGGTGCAGTACGAAGGAATGCACGTGATATGCGAACATTGTGGATGTTTTGGCCATCTAGGGCGCAACTGTTTGGATCCGGCGAAGGGGAACCTGAGGACCCTGAACGATGGCGGCGCTGCAGCTAAACCTAATCTTGCACAGGTTGAGGGGGCGACAGTTACGCCGCTGGAACGTAACTCTCTTCCAATCATGCAGGATTCACGCAATGATTGGATACCAGTTAAAaggaaaaattcaaaaaataagaAGCATATCAAGGAGAGATTTGCGGGCCCCAGGGATCTGCCATTGAATTCTATAAAGAGCAATAACTCAGGTGCTGTTAAGAACGCACAAGCTGACGCGGCAAGTGAGAAAGCTAATGCAAGCGTGGGCCACAAGTCACCGAGTCCTCCACCGCTTACGCCTCTGAAACGGCGCCGAGGGCCTGGTGGTGTCGCGGTTGTAACGGCTGGAGGTCCCCAAGCAAGAATAGGAACTAATACTCCTTCTAGTAAGGCGAGGCAAGGGGCACGCTCCTTCAACCGTGAGAAAAACAAGGATAACAAGTTGCCACAAGGGTTTGTGTTCGCTGCAGCGGATGGGAGGAAAACTCAGGGTACTGCTCCGTGTACTATCCAGCGGGAGCTGCAATTTGGTACAGGAGAGCTTCATGAAGAAGGGGAAGTCGTGATGGAGGGTAGCTAGGGGGGTGAACCTCCAGATACCACAACCATGTGAAGAGGGATGCTACCCTCACTTACATGCACCAATCGTGTCCAATGACTGTGTTCAGAGATTTTAATGTGGTGTCCTGGAACATCAGAGGTGCGGCAAGTGTAGGGGTGAAACGACACTTGAGGGGGCTGCTTTCACGGCATAGACCCTCTCTTGTGTTTATTTTGGAGACACACACTCAATTCTGTACAGTACGGAAGTTTTGGGAGAATGTAGACTACAAACCAGTACACATTGTGGAAGCGCGAGGCCATGCAGGCGGTATTTGGTGCCTTAGTCCAGTGCATAGTCCTTACACTTTTACAGTAATTGATTTTTGTGACCAAGCAAtcacggtggtggtggagggggcTGTAGGTAGTTGGGTTTGTTCTGGGGTTTATGCTAGCCCTATCCCTTCTTCGAGGGGTGGTTGCTGGAATCATCTTCAGAATCTCCGCCGTCAGATTGTGCGGCCTTGGATGATGGTAGGCGATTTCAATGAAGCTTTACTGAGCTCAGATCAGCGTGGAGGGACTTTTACACAAGCAAGAGCTGACCGGTTTCATGAGTTTATTCAGAATTGTGCAATGATCCCTCTTCACACAGTAGGTCTACGGTACACCTGGGTGCGGCGGGTGAGGGGTAGGGTTGCCATGAGCAAAAAGCTCGATTGGTGTTTGGGGGACCACGATTGGAGTGTCCGCTTCACTGAGGCAGTT contains:
- the LOC130724831 gene encoding uncharacterized protein LOC130724831 gives rise to the protein MVLGPRASEDRASKVDLIAHKLVRIELSEDARQPPKVFAADSVIENLSKPWKQALVVKLIGKNLGYSLMKSKLHSLWKPSGGFDIMMIDHGFYMVKFDKEEDREKVLHGGPWMIFDHCVAVAQWSPEFVPSTTATLKSMVWLRFPGLNPAFYEESFLLALAAVIGKPVKIDGATLDMHRGRYARVCVEIELSKPATTKIWFREQLIEVQYEGMHVICEHCGCFGHLGRNCLDPAKGNLRTLNDGGAAAKPNLAQVEGATVTPLERNSLPIMQDSRNDWIPVKRKNSKNKKHIKERFAGPRDLPLNSIKSNNSGAVKNAQADAASEKANASVGHKSPSPPPLTPLKRRRGPGGVAVVTAGGPQARIGTNTPSSKARQGARSFNREKNKDNKLPQGFVFAAADGRKTQGTAPCTIQRELQFGTGELHEEGEVVMEGS